The Ignicoccus islandicus DSM 13165 sequence TTTCCCCAATTAAGTGAACTTCATCTAAGAGAATTAGGGAGGTGAACAAGTTCGCTCTTGGATATTCGTAATGACCGTAACTCCACTTCCTTAGAACGAAGGGTAATTCGGGGGGAGGCAATCTGTTTATAGTTAAGGAGAAGTAGTCTATGGTAGCCGTTACGAACTCTCCCGACATGTAAGGACACTTCCCCTCAACTGGGAGCCCTGAGGCGTGGCATGGCTCCAAGCCCACGGTTCGGAGGTAATTCATTTGGGATTGAACCAAGCTCCTTAGGGGAAAGACGTGAACGGTCCTAGGTAAGTTCCATTCCTCTTCGAGGCGCTTCTTTAAATAAGGAGTTCCCTTGCTCTTACCGTATCCCGTAGGGGCCACGAAGACAGCACTCCCATCGCTTAGCAAGGTCTCGAGAATTTCATCGTATGCCCTTCTATAGAAGGGTTTTAGGGCCAAAGGTTCCTCACCTTGACGTAGCCTAAGCTCCTTCTGAGCCACTCCACTCTGTTGCGGAGCTCTTGGGGGAGCTTGCCAGTTATCGAAAGCGCCGCTAACCTCCTGGAACAGTCGTAGAGCTTCTGAACGTTCGAAGAAATAACGTACTGGTAGAGGTCGTTCAAACACTCGCCCGCACAAGCTTGAACCTCGCCGTTACCGCTCTTAGTCCATAACAAGGAGAGCAAGTGGGAGAGTATGTAATTCGCCCTCTTCTCGTCTCCAGTTAGTCTGTAGAACTTACAGAATATCTCGCTGGATATGAGGGGGAAAGCATTAGACACCATTGGCTTCTTCTCGCGCTTCTTCTCATTTTTGGAAATGAACGTTAGTATCAGTGCGTCCAAGGGATTCATGCAAACGCTTCCTTGCTGGAATACTTTCGCTTTAACGAAGGCGTGGCTATAGTGGAAGTGCAAGTAGACGTCCGTGCTAACCGGTAAGTTCTTAGGGTTACTTGGCCTATTTTCAACCATCGCCCAGTACCTTTGGGCGACGTGGTTCTTCATTGTTTCTCTAAGGGACTCGGGGAGAGGTGGTAGAACTCTAAACTCGGTTCTATAACTGCGCTTTCCGTCGTTATTTGAGATAATAAAACCTACATTCGAGACTATGAGTCCGGTTATTGCCAGCGCTTCTCCTAGAAGTGTCTCCTTATTGTTTATAACGTAAACCATCTTGTTGTCCCTTTCCGTCCTCGAAGGAACCATGAACGTCTTGACGTGCCGGCCTAAATTCAATTTAACCATCATTAACCTAGTAGGAGGTCTGTTCTTGATCCTCCTTACCGTTTCCTCCGACTTCACAGTCATGTACTCTAGTAGTTTACACCAAAACTCCTTTGTGAAAGCGTTCGCGTCTTCTCGTTTACTCCTTATCTTGTTACGTTTCTCTTGATATTCCTGCCATTTCTCCGTACCCATTATCTTTTCAACGAAGTGGGTGTCATTACCACTGGGCATCCTCTCCAAATACTTGTACTTCTTGTAATATTCTTCAATCAAATTGCAGAGCCCTTCGTAAAGCTCTTCCTCGTTCTCCTCTATCTCAATATAGTCCGTGCCATACCTCTCTACTTTTAGGTCCGACAAGTAGAGGACTAGCGCTTGATAGTACCTACCTATGAGGGTTGAGGGAAGCAAACTTACTTTCAAGTACCACCACCTACGCAAACGTCTTCGATACAATAACCGGATTTTACTGAGCCAAAATTCTTTGAAGGAGGAGGTGTTAGCACGAAGGAGCTGGATAGGGGCCCCGAAGCCGCTACGTACCTTCTCGTTTGAACAACTAAGGAGACACCCCTCCTAGCTTTCGTTACGCAAGCGGAAGACTTAGTTAGTTCCCATAGGTCCAAGTTAACGAACGGTTGAGGCTTCTCTATCCATAGCTCTTCCGGAGCGTATAAATAGGTCTCACAGTTAACGCATTCGTTAGCTTCCCCAACTGAACTTTCTCTAATGAAAATCAAGCCTTCCTTAGCTCCCAACCTCCTAGGCACTACCGTCTTCAGAACCTCTTCGAGGTCCCCTTCGCTAATGGGCTTACCACTCACCTCCTCGTATCTCTTAGCGAGGGTATCCAAGTCCACCACTACCGCGAGGTCGAGTACCGCACCGGGTCCGTAAACGGCTGCTATTGCTTGGGCGGTAAACCACTGTCTAGGATCCCGCGCGTTCTCATCGCTTAAGTAAGGTATTTGAACGAGCTTCGTCACCTCGCCCTTGACTATTAGTCCAACCTCGCTTTCCGGGGATAGCCCCAGGGCGGCTGCCTTGAAGGCATCCTTGAAGGCATAGATAGGTGAGCAAATGGTTCCCTCGTAGTTGACTAACTCTCCTAGTCCCAGCCTTATGGCTACGGGTTCTATTACGGATCCGATTATGGTGGAAGGCGGCGGTAGTATGGGTCCCAATTGAAATCCGCTTGCGTAAGGGAACCTTATTGGTATCCCCCAGGCCAGTTTGACCTTGTAACGCAATCCCAAAAGGGACAAATTAGTTCCCCTTAGAACTTCACTTGAGCTTGAGGCTCTCGCCCAAGCGAGCGAGTGCCTCCTCGGAGGCCTTCGCTATTGCTTCTAAGTAGCTGTTCGTTTCTATGACCTCTATCTTCGCCTCTTGCGGCTTCTTGAGTCCCTCCTTGTCGAAGTAGTACACCTTCGAATTGTTGCTCAGTATTTGAAGCCTCTCCACTGTTTCGAACAAGTAGGAGGGCTCGTTTCCGGGGCTTACTTCGAAAGGCACGTCCGTAACGGCTACTACTAAGCTCATTACTTCCCATTGCGGGTTGAACCTAGTCCTCTTAGCTCCCCATAACATTGAGCCCATTAGGTTCTGTAGAGCTTTGAGGGCCGCTTCCGCTCTCTTGAACCTCTCGGGGGCTTCGAGGGAATCCACCTCCTCACCGTATTCAGTGTTATCTGAACTGAGAACGCCTATGTTGCTTACGTCCAAAGAGAAGTTCAGGTTGTAGAGCGCGCTACCTATTTCAACGTAATAGAGCATTTGGCCCCCCGATTGCTCTGCGCCAGCGTACCTTACGTGTAGTTCAGGTTCCGTTCCTACAGCGCCAGCCTTTAAGGAGTCTAATGTAGGTAGCATATACCCTACTCTGAATCTAGACGTTCTCTTAACTGTGTTATCCGAATTAAGGAATCCACCGACGTCCTCTACTACGCATTGTTGAATAATGACTTTCTCTAGCTCGCTCTTTTTAATTCCTCCACTTTCCTTGCTCTTTTTAGTACCTTTCTTACCTGGCTGTTGAAGGGATTGGGGGATTTGTATACCACAATTGTTCAATGCGTTCTCATCGGTACTTTTAACGAATATTCCCTTCTCACAACATTTGCAAACGGGTAAGCCGTATCTCTTAGCTACTTCAGCTAGGTGGACTTGGTAAGCGTGAGCTATGCTCTCGCCGCTTATTGCCGGTACGTACAAGACTTGGAGACCGTCCTTTGTTTTTATGACAACTGGTGCTCTCCTATGCCTAGTTACGTTACCTACGCTTTCGGCCATATTCAATGCATCTGCATTTAAGAGTATCCTAGCGGAGAGACTTATACCAACGTAACTCATACCTAACCACCTCAAGAACTTTGAATTAGGGGACAATCACCCTCAAGGGCTTTAATTGAAATAACCTTAAGGAGGTTCATAACATCCTTGTTAAAGGACTCCTTTATTAACTTGGCTATGGACTCCGCCTCCACCTTAGCTATTGATATCACTTTACCGCAATCGAGCTCCTCGTTCTTAACGAGGGTCTTCACAGTACTGCAGAGTTCCTCCTTCTTCTTACCTTCGCTTAAGAAAATGGACTCGATATTCCTGACTGCATCGTAAAGCGTCTGTAAGGCCACTGAAGGATTAATTGAGTTCGCCAATCTATCAACTACGCTGAAGTCTTTGTTACAAACGTAATAGTGTAACACTACCGGTAGTGCCCAATAGTTCTTGTCATCGCTCAAGACTTACGGATACCTCCAGTATAATGGAAAAGTCTCTAAATTAAATAAGTGTTGGTAAACAATCGGGTTAGGTTAGTGTTAATTGAAAAACGGTAACGGCACTAAAGTCCCGTAACCTAACTCTCTATACCTTCCGGCACCTTTCCAGTACGTGGCTTCCCAATCCTCACATTCGGAGTAGAACATCGCACCTGGAGCTATTGCTAAGGCGTAAGGCCTAGGGCACTGACGTTCGCCTCTTAGCTCCCACCCTAAGGGGATTATCTCAACGTTAACTCGCGTTCCTGGAACTGTTGCGCTCGCTCCTATCTTTTCTTTCAAATAATTCCTTACGATATCTTCCAACTCGATCCATACACTAGGGTCTTCAATATCTAAATCTATTTCTAGGATTAGTGGGATAGTAGGCAATAGAATGTATTTATCGCCTTATAGAATCCCATACTTTTTGGTTCTTTGTAAATATAGCTCCATCACTTCCATAACTTATTGCAACAAGCCAAGGCCGTCTTCATAGAACCCTTTAGGGAGGAGGCGGGTAGGAAGAACACCCCCGTTCCGTCCCTTATTACGGGGAGGTCCACTATTCCCTCGCTCCTGCCTACCCCTACGTGAACGTGGGAAAGGGCTGAAGCTAGAACCAAGGCTTTGTCGCTCAACCCAAACACTTCCCTATATATTCGGGAAATTCTATTTGATATAAAAGGCTTTGCATTAGAGACAGAGTGACTAGGCCTTGAAGCGTTCTTCCAGCAGCCTCTTGAACTTTACTACGTCTCTCATCATATATACGTTATTGAACATAACGTGAACTTCGCTAGCGTTAGTCTCCATTATTCTCTCAATTAAATCCTTAAGCTCCTCCTCGCTATATTCGTATCTATAACTACCTTTCCCGTGGAGACGCAAGTAAATGATGTCTTCGTAGTAAGGAGGCCATTGCTTAAATGGATCTACAATATGGATGATTCCCATGTCTACTATCTCTCGAACTTCCGGTCTTCCCACCCACGTACCGCGAGGTTCCCATCCAATCCTCTTCCACGTAGTTAGGGCCCAGCGAAAGAAGTTCTTGGCCCTCTCCAAGTTCTCTTTACTGTATCCGAAGCTTGGTGGAGTCTGGACGACTATCACGTCGCCTTTAACTGCCCGAGCTGCTTCAACTGTCTTTAACCAAGCTTCCTTTACCTCCTCGGTGAGCTTCAATAAACCATACCTATCTAACTTGTCCTTAGGTATTACGATCTTAGCCCTCCTATACGTCGGGGAGGTAGGTGGGTGAGATACCAGCTGCCAAGCCTTTAGGTGAACATTGATTTCATCGCCGAGCTCCCTCCTCCACTTCTCAAGCGTCTCTAATGGGGGAGGGTTGTAGAAGGTTTGTTGTATTTCAACCGCATTGATGTACTCCCTCAAGACTCGCTTGGACTTGGGGAAACCGCACGTACCGTAGTATATCATCAAGTCAGTATTCCCAGAGTAATACAAGAGGTTACACTCCAATATCCTCTCTTCCTCTATAAGCTTTACGGGAACTGGTATGGGACTCAGAAGGGAAATAATGGTTGCAATGCACCAGATAAGGAAGGTTAGGTCTAAGCTCGCGTATCAACTAGCCGCCGTTGAGCAAAAGGAGAAGGACTTAATGAGCAAACTCATTCAAGCCCAAACCCAAGGAGACCAACTTAGGTCCAAAGTGTACGCTAATGAAATAGCTAACCTAAGGAAGGTCAGAGCCAACTTAATGATATTGGACGTTAAGCTGGAGCAAGCGTTGCTGAGACTGGAGACGGCGCTAACCTTCGGAGACGCTGCCGCTGGATTACTGAACATAGCTGGCGAGGTGAAAGTAACTGTGGAAAAGGCGAAGGAGTTCCTCCCCAACATGCAAGAGGAGCTGGAGGGGTTAGTAGAGTCGCTAGAGGAGGTCTCAACGGAGGGCATGGGTACAATGAGTTACAGCGGAGTGTACCTAGACCCGGAGGCCTCCAAGATACTGGAAGAGGCCAAGTCCATTGCGGAAAGCAAACTGAGGGCTATGATGGAATCAGAGGAAGGGGAGGCATCGGGCGCCTAAGCCATTCATTAACCTCACTTAAAGCATAACTTTTTAGGGCATAGATATTGGCTCACGTTATTCACTTCAGGGGTCATAAACTTATTCTCCATGAAGATATTGCTGTGACGCCTCTCGGAGTGGTTAAGGGGAAGCCTAGAAGAATAGAGGAGCTCCTACCAGTAATGATGAAACCGTCTCGGAGCGAAGGGATCGCTTACTGGATGTATAGAAAGGCTATACCAGCGGAAATAGGTGGAGTTAGGGGAGACGTGACCTTGGTTTACCCAGGGGAGCTGCCTTCCGGGGAGCTGATCAAAACTCACGGTCATTACCACCCGGAGAGCCCTTGGGGGGAGAGGTGGCCCGAGCTCTACGGAATACTTCGCGGAAAGGCATTGTTCGTCCTCCAAGACTTGAAGGGCGAAAGGGTTAGGTTAGTAGAGGTTGAGGAAGGAGACTTGATAATGGTTCCCCCGGGCTACGGACACGTAATGGTTAACGTGGGGGAAGAGGAGCTCGTAACCTTCAATTACGTTAGTGAACTGTTTAGTTCCGAATACGGACCCTACAAGGAGAGGAGGGGAGCAGCTGTATACGTAGTTAGGAAGGGGGAGGAAATAGAGGTCGTTCCTAATCCGAGGTACGAGGTGAAGGAGGTACTGTTGTGCAAGCCAATGGGAATACACCTAAAGGAACCCACTATATCTCATTCATTTAAACCGCACCTAACTGAGTGGTTGAAATGCGAGGAAGTGAAGGTGCCCTTGAGCTTGTAAATCTAGTCCTCATTTAGTTAAAACTTTCTCATAGACTTGAAGTTCCTTACCCTTAAGCTGATATAACTTCAATCTCCAAGATGGGAGCTGTAACTCCATAAAGCTAGGGGTGCCGCCTAGGGTGTAACCGCCCCAGCTTCCCGTTACGCTTCCCGGATTCAAGTGAACGATCCCCTCAACCCTATCAATTAAAGGAACGTGGAGGTGGCCGTGTATTATAACTTCCGCACCTTCCCTCCTAGCAATTTCGCTGAGTGCCTTCAGATTGCCTCTGGGCCTGACTTGGTGACCGTGAAGCACCAAAACCTTCTTCCCATCCAATTCCAATGTGATCTTTTCCGGAAGCGGTAGGTAATCCATGTTCCCCCTTACTGCGCGAACTTCGTCGCCAAGGGTCTTCAAGTAGCTCAATACCTCTTCGCCAGTTAAGTCCCCAGCGTAAATTACGAGGTCGTAAGGCGCATTGCTTTCAATTACTTCTCTCAGGTCCTTGGGTATCTCCTTTTCTCTATCCGGAATATGGGCATCGGAAAGTATTAGTACCTTCATTTCAGACGCCGCAAATTCTCCACGAGACGTGCCTATTTAGTAACAGTCTAACTTTTTCTAACGTTTTTCTCAATACGCACGGTCTCGTAACTATAATAGTTCCCTTGGAAACCCCGACTATTGGTTCGAACTTGTCTCTCGAAATTACCAATGGCTTGGGTAGAGCTCGGGCTAGTTCCTCAACGCCATCCATTGGCTCCCTAAGCACTACTTCCACGCCCCTCCTAGCCATTAAAGCGGCCGCCAACAAGCCCTCTTCTCCTGTTACATCAACGTAAGCCGTTCCCTCGGAACCGTAAGGAAGGCCTCCAACGCCTTCAACCACGTCTCTTGAGGTGTAAACGTATACTTCGTTCCTTATTTCAACGTAAAGCGTTACTTTGGGAGAGCTTAGGTTCACGTTTCCTTCTATTTTAGAACCAATTAGGGCAGCCAACTCGTTGCTTTTCATTGGATAGGCCTTATCGGCCCTCCTCACCCTTACGGCGAATTGGTCTAGCTTGGGATATAAGCTCGAGACCTCTTCGACCAGCTCCGTAGGCGGTAACTTTGGTAGTACAAGAGCATATATTAAGTGGTGTACTCCGGGCATCCTCCTTAAGTCCTTAGGGGCCTCGCCTCGAACTAGGATCCTTCCGTATTCAAGTTCTACCTTCGCCCTGAACCCCCTCCTATGGAGAAACTTGGCTACTTGGTTCCGAAGTAAGGACTCCATCTGACCTCGCTTCTTACCTTTGAGGGCTATCTCGGAATATGCTACTAAGGTGACCTTCACCTCGGTTCACCGCTGATTTAGATCCCTTCGCACTGAATCCGGTGGGCGCTGAAGTAATGAAGGTGGCAGTAGGGAGCTTGAACGAAGTTAAGTTAAACGCAGTATCGAAGGCCCTTCAGGAAATGGGAATAGACGCTATAGTGATTCCCGTAGACGTTGAAAGCGGGGTACACGAAATACCTTTAAACGATGAAATCTTCGAGGGCGCGCGTAACAGGGCACTGAGCGCTAAGAAGCGAGTTCCCGCCGACTTATATATCGGATTGGAATCTGGCCTAGTCAAGATGTACGGTAAGACGTTCATGGTAAGCGTCGCTGCTGTATTGAAGGGAGAATCGATTCATTACGGGCTCTCACCGGGTTTCGAAATACCCGAAAGGTGGGCCGTAAAGATAGAGAGGGATAGGAGCTCCTTCTTCGAATTCATGGAGGAAAAGGGCGGTAGGGACTTAGGTAAGAGGGGCGGTCTGGTCAGCGTACTGACTTCAAATGTGATAACTAGGACGGAGTTCTGCAAGTTGGCCGTAATAATGGCTGTGTCCAAGGCATTGAACGAGAAGTGGTGATTTCGCGTTGAACGTTCTTCACGTGGTAATGGCCTACTCAGCATTAGAACTGGTTCCAAGGGAGATAGCGTCTCATCCGCAAGTCGTAAGCTATGCAAAGAGGCGGAACAAACCGCCTACGAAAGTTATTCTAGACAAGAGCTATCATTTCCATGCTATGAGCAAGTTGAAGGATAAGGAAAAGAGGGGGAGACCCGACATGGTTTTCGCCTTCTTGTTAGCGGCCCTCTCATCGCCGCTTAACGCCATGGGAAAGCTTAGGGTATACGTTCATACATTACAGGATTACGTAATAATTGTCAATCCAAAGACTAAGCCGATTAGGTCTTACGATAGGTTCTTGGGAATAATGGAAAAGCTGTTCGAGGAAGGAAGAGTGCCCAGTGAGGGCGAGCCATTGATGGAGCTCAAGAACATGAGCTTGGAGAGACTGATTAAGAACCACATAGGCGCTGACGGCTTGATATTGCTCGAACCGAACGCCCCCCTCAAACACCCGGTAGAAATAGCGAGGGAGGCGTCCGAAGGGTTGCCCGTCGTAGTTCAAGGCTTCCCGAGGGGGGACTTCGGATTGGACGCGTACAAGTTAGCTAGAGACAAAGCGTACGTATTCCCGCAATTACTAGACTCGTGGATGGTTGCGGATAGAATAATATGTGCTTATGAGAACTTCATCCTTGCGGACAGACGCTCTTATAAGTAACTCTAACGCACACGAACCAGTTACACAAGCTCGCGCTCTCGCCCCTACCAACGCGTCCCTCTATTTCCCAGTAATCCGCGTCCGTACATATGTTGAATATAGTTCTAGCTTTACATAGCATCACTTTAGCTTTAACGTAAACTTCGGGAGGGTTCGAATCGAGTTCGAAGACGTATATGTCTCTATCGAATATCTTACTACTGCAATCTCCTTGAACACATGCTCTATCTATTTCATAAGGCTCGGGAACTTTCAGTATTACTTCGCCGATATTTTGCGTTAAGGGACATTGGTCTTCTCCATCCCGTATGCCGTCTCCGTCCGAGTCCGGGTCCCTTGGATCCGTGCCCAAGTCCAGTTCCTTTTTATCACTCAGTCCGTCTCCGTCGGTATCGGCGGAGGTAGGGTCTAAGTTGTGATAGTACTCGTAGTAATCGCTTAAGCCGTCTCCATCTGTATCCGGATCCGTGGGGTCGGTCCCTATTCGAAGTTCCTTGGCATCCGATAATCCGTCGTGATCGCTGTCTTCGCTTTTGGGATCCATGCCTAACTTGTATTCCTTGCCATCGGGGATTCCGTCCCCATCGGTATCGTAATTAAATGGATCAGCTATTTCGTAATCTTTTCCATCAGGCAATCCGTCCTTATCGGTATCTGGGTCCCTCGGATCAGTTCCGATCTTGAGTTCCATCCCATCGTCCAAGCCGTCTCCATCGGTATCGCTATTGCAGGGACTCGTCTTCAATTCAATTTCACTCTTATCGGGAATCCCGTCTCCGTCGGTATCAATTGAAATGGGCGAGGAACAAAACTTCACCTCCTCGCCGTCCTCTAACCCATCGCCATCGGAGTCCTTGCTGAGCGGGTTCGAACCTATTTCCACCTCTTTACCATCGAACAGCCCGTCTCCGTCCGTATCCGGGTTCCTTACGTCGGTGCCTAACTTGAGTTCGTCGCCGTCCAGTAGACCGTCTTTATCTATATCGCTATCCTTCGGATCTAAGCCTAGTTCCAACTCCTCGAGATCACTGAGCCCGTCTCCGTCGGTGTCAGGGGAGGTAGGGTTAGTTCCTAAGGATAACTCCTTTGCGTCATCTAGGCCGTCTCCGTCCGTGTCCTTAGAATTTGGATCTGAGCCTATCTTCACTTCCTTGTAATCGCTTAAGCCGTCTCCATCTGTATCGATCTTCAAAGGATCGCATTTGTACTTAAGTACTTCGTCTCCATCGCTCAAACCGTCCCTATCGGAATCTCGATCTAAAGGATTGGTTCCATATATTAGTTCCTCCCCGTCCTTCAATCCGTCTCCGTCGGTATCGGGGTTCCTTGGATCGGTTTTGAGCGAAATTTCCTTCCCATCGCTCAACCCGTCTCCGTCAGTATCCGGTTTCAGTGGATCAATTCCGAGAATGAGTTCCGTTTTGTCCCTAACGTCGTCTCCATCGGTATCGACCTTAGATGGATCGGTCCGATAAACTACTACTTCCTCGTAGTCGTTGAGGCCGTCTCCGTCAGTGTCTACCTTCGCGTCGCTGCTTCCCTTAAGGCCCTCTAGGAAGCTATTCAATCCGTCTCCATCAGCATCGCTATAGGGGTAGATCTTTGCGTAACCCCTGAGTTCGCCCCTATCGCTCAAAAGCTTTAGTTCCAAGGTAGCGTTGCCTACTACCGTTAGGGAGAGCAGTCCGGGGAACTCCTCTTTACTCACTACGCCTCCGTTACTGATCGAATACTTAACTACGCAGTTCGAACAATCGTATCCGAAAACTACCTTCGAGTAGTCTCCTACCCTTAACACGTTAATTGATACTGGACCGTAAGCGTAAACGTTGGTCGTCACCTCAATATCGTAGGTTACTTCAGTAAGGAAACATTTCTCTGTAACCACTAAATGCGTTGAAGGTTTCAAGTACGTGAAAATTAGTAGTCCTTTACCTACCTTCTTAAGCGTGGTATACTTGTAATTCTTGAAGTACAAATCGCATCCCTTTAGAGGTACGAAATTCTCTATTCCTTGAACTACCTTTACTTCACGCGTTTCACGGAACTTCAGTATTCCAAAGTAGAACGACGTTACGATTGCCAAGAGCAATAAGGCTATCCCTACGAGCACTATTGTCGGTAGGACGCCTCTCTCAAGCAACCTATGTTCACGTCGGTATCTTAAACCAGAGAGAGTACTAAGTTTTACTTCTTTACCTTTTGTACTACTTCAATTCTCTCTATCCACGTTTCAGGGTACTGTCCCTCTAGATCCTTCTCGTATTTTTTAACCATATCCCAAATATTGAGAAGAGCAGTGCTTACGGCAGTTAACGCTTCCATTTCAACGCCGGTCTTTTCCGTTGCCTTGACCTTAACTCTAACCTTTAGTCTATTCTCATCCAATCTCTCATACTTAACACCAACGTATGTTATCCTAATTGGGTGACAGAAGGGCAAGAGGGACGGAGTGGCCTTAGCCGCGTTTATCGCTACTGCCTTAGTTATCTCGAAAACGTTCCCCTTTTCTATTTCGCCTTCATATATTCTATCCAGTGTCTCTTTCTTGAGCCTTATAATTCCTTCCGCTATCGCTTCCCTATAAACAACTTCCTTTCCGGTAATGTCAACCATGCCTTCCAAGGCGCTCCTACCTCCTGAACTGGACCGTATGCAAATGCGTTTCACTTGTCTATATCAGTTCGCTTCTTAGTATTAGGAGAGCTAAGGAGAGGCCCCCCATCGTTGAAAGGAAGGCGCCTACGGGCAGTGAACCGTATGGCGTCTCTACGTAGCTACTTAAGGCGTCTGATGTCATCATTACAGTCGATGCAATTAAAAACGTAGTAAATATTTCATAGTAGGGCTCTAGGGGACACAATCTCTTTCCTATGTTCGCTGATATTAGGCCCAAGAACGGTAGAATGCCACAACAACCCGTTACCGAGCCAGCTCCTATAGACGCAACGATGACGCTCTTAGCCAAGGTCCTTTCCGGTTTTATCCCTAGGCTCCTAGCGAAATCTTCCCCGAAGCCGACTGCAGTGGCCTCATCGATTAGAGCAATTGAACCAACTAACGCTAGAACTGAAGCTATTGCCAGACTGAAAGCAGTGCTTCGATCTACGTATTCCGTCGTCCCCAGAAGCAAAGGCAAGAAAGGTCTATTGAGAGATGAGGCTACCAAGTAGGCCAAGAGAGAGGAAAGGCCTTGTAGGGAAATGGAGATAGCTAGGCCCAT is a genomic window containing:
- a CDS encoding RAMP superfamily CRISPR-associated protein; the protein is MSDKALVLASALSHVHVGVGRSEGIVDLPVIRDGTGVFFLPASSLKGSMKTALACCNKLWK
- a CDS encoding DUF84 family protein — protein: MKVAVGSLNEVKLNAVSKALQEMGIDAIVIPVDVESGVHEIPLNDEIFEGARNRALSAKKRVPADLYIGLESGLVKMYGKTFMVSVAAVLKGESIHYGLSPGFEIPERWAVKIERDRSSFFEFMEEKGGRDLGKRGGLVSVLTSNVITRTEFCKLAVIMAVSKALNEKW
- a CDS encoding iron chelate uptake ABC transporter family permease subunit, translated to MLWLASFFSSLSLGGSGFANPLQLSGVVLEIRIQRVIVDNLISLSLALPTLLLQKELSNDLVDPYVLGTLSGAFLFISLGALIFGLIALQQSTSFALGFLGSLIVGTFVAFASLRGGASKALIMGLAISISLQGLSSLLAYLVASSLNRPFLPLLLGTTEYVDRSTAFSLAIASVLALVGSIALIDEATAVGFGEDFARSLGIKPERTLAKSVIVASIGAGSVTGCCGILPFLGLISANIGKRLCPLEPYYEIFTTFLIASTVMMTSDALSSYVETPYGSLPVGAFLSTMGGLSLALLILRSELI
- a CDS encoding YfcE family phosphodiesterase, which encodes MKVLILSDAHIPDREKEIPKDLREVIESNAPYDLVIYAGDLTGEEVLSYLKTLGDEVRAVRGNMDYLPLPEKITLELDGKKVLVLHGHQVRPRGNLKALSEIARREGAEVIIHGHLHVPLIDRVEGIVHLNPGSVTGSWGGYTLGGTPSFMELQLPSWRLKLYQLKGKELQVYEKVLTK
- a CDS encoding DUF72 domain-containing protein, with product MYYSGNTDLMIYYGTCGFPKSKRVLREYINAVEIQQTFYNPPPLETLEKWRRELGDEINVHLKAWQLVSHPPTSPTYRRAKIVIPKDKLDRYGLLKLTEEVKEAWLKTVEAARAVKGDVIVVQTPPSFGYSKENLERAKNFFRWALTTWKRIGWEPRGTWVGRPEVREIVDMGIIHIVDPFKQWPPYYEDIIYLRLHGKGSYRYEYSEEELKDLIERIMETNASEVHVMFNNVYMMRDVVKFKRLLEERFKA
- a CDS encoding glucose-6-phosphate isomerase family protein: MAHVIHFRGHKLILHEDIAVTPLGVVKGKPRRIEELLPVMMKPSRSEGIAYWMYRKAIPAEIGGVRGDVTLVYPGELPSGELIKTHGHYHPESPWGERWPELYGILRGKALFVLQDLKGERVRLVEVEEGDLIMVPPGYGHVMVNVGEEELVTFNYVSELFSSEYGPYKERRGAAVYVVRKGEEIEVVPNPRYEVKEVLLCKPMGIHLKEPTISHSFKPHLTEWLKCEEVKVPLSL
- the cas7a gene encoding type I-A CRISPR-associated protein Cas7/Csa2, producing MSYVGISLSARILLNADALNMAESVGNVTRHRRAPVVIKTKDGLQVLYVPAISGESIAHAYQVHLAEVAKRYGLPVCKCCEKGIFVKSTDENALNNCGIQIPQSLQQPGKKGTKKSKESGGIKKSELEKVIIQQCVVEDVGGFLNSDNTVKRTSRFRVGYMLPTLDSLKAGAVGTEPELHVRYAGAEQSGGQMLYYVEIGSALYNLNFSLDVSNIGVLSSDNTEYGEEVDSLEAPERFKRAEAALKALQNLMGSMLWGAKRTRFNPQWEVMSLVVAVTDVPFEVSPGNEPSYLFETVERLQILSNNSKVYYFDKEGLKKPQEAKIEVIETNSYLEAIAKASEEALARLGESLKLK
- the moaC gene encoding cyclic pyranopterin monophosphate synthase MoaC — encoded protein: MVDITGKEVVYREAIAEGIIRLKKETLDRIYEGEIEKGNVFEITKAVAINAAKATPSLLPFCHPIRITYVGVKYERLDENRLKVRVKVKATEKTGVEMEALTAVSTALLNIWDMVKKYEKDLEGQYPETWIERIEVVQKVKK
- a CDS encoding THUMP domain-containing protein codes for the protein MKVTLVAYSEIALKGKKRGQMESLLRNQVAKFLHRRGFRAKVELEYGRILVRGEAPKDLRRMPGVHHLIYALVLPKLPPTELVEEVSSLYPKLDQFAVRVRRADKAYPMKSNELAALIGSKIEGNVNLSSPKVTLYVEIRNEVYVYTSRDVVEGVGGLPYGSEGTAYVDVTGEEGLLAAALMARRGVEVVLREPMDGVEELARALPKPLVISRDKFEPIVGVSKGTIIVTRPCVLRKTLEKVRLLLNRHVSWRICGV